One part of the Candidatus Binatia bacterium genome encodes these proteins:
- a CDS encoding universal stress protein has protein sequence MILVPFDGSAAAAHALEYACDFGKLVGADVHVCHVVDYVEDAEGVLAKARDIARKHEVSIQAQTLRGNVAEAILACARESRADLIVMGTHGRGGFRWAMLGSVAEDVTRHSTLPVLLLRDPTYELAPVTA, from the coding sequence ATGATTCTCGTGCCCTTCGACGGCTCCGCCGCCGCCGCGCACGCGCTCGAGTACGCCTGCGACTTCGGCAAACTGGTCGGCGCCGACGTCCACGTCTGCCACGTCGTAGATTACGTGGAAGACGCCGAGGGCGTCCTGGCGAAGGCTCGCGACATCGCACGCAAACACGAGGTCTCGATTCAGGCACAGACGCTCCGCGGCAACGTCGCCGAGGCGATCCTCGCGTGCGCTCGGGAGAGCCGCGCCGATCTCATCGTGATGGGAACGCACGGGCGGGGCGGTTTCCGCTGGGCGATGCTCGGCAGCGTCGCCGAAGACGTCACGCGCCACAGCACGCTGCCGGTGCTCCTGCTGCGCGATCCGACCTACGAGTTGGCTCCGGTGACGGCATGA
- a CDS encoding universal stress protein, which produces MSERPRILVPVDGSHTSLRALDVAIEFAAKLQAELVICHVVELAKAATLSGGQAELVAGCLEELQTEGKAIVEEATARVGDRVAVSSRIAEGESVDQIERIADEIAPAFIVIGTHGRTGLTRLVMGSVAEGVVRGARVPVMVVPQGRRSL; this is translated from the coding sequence ATGAGCGAACGTCCGCGCATTCTCGTTCCGGTCGATGGCTCGCATACGTCGCTGCGGGCGCTCGACGTCGCGATCGAGTTTGCCGCGAAACTCCAAGCCGAACTCGTCATCTGTCACGTCGTCGAGCTTGCGAAAGCCGCAACGCTGAGCGGAGGGCAGGCAGAGCTCGTCGCCGGCTGTCTCGAGGAATTGCAGACGGAAGGAAAGGCAATCGTCGAAGAGGCGACCGCGCGCGTCGGCGATCGGGTCGCCGTTTCGTCTCGCATCGCCGAAGGCGAGTCCGTGGATCAGATCGAGCGAATCGCCGACGAGATCGCGCCGGCGTTCATCGTGATCGGCACGCACGGGCGCACCGGGCTTACGCGGCTCGTCATGGGAAGCGTGGCGGAGGGCGTGGTACGCGGCGCTCGCGTGCCGGTGATGGTCGTCCCTCAGGGACGCCGGAGTTTGTAA
- a CDS encoding response regulator transcription factor, whose protein sequence is MERKRVLVLEDEPKIAEVLAGYLRRDGYESTLCGTVKEALGALRERRPNVMILDVALPDGSGLDVLRATAASGDRVPAIVLTARGEESERIVGLELGADDYVTKPFSPRELMARIRALLRRVEERSSARSAGELIRIGEMEMDLASHEVRMDGKPANLTATEFRILRILASRPGEVFTRAQLLDRLQDAGNIYERTLDRHINNLRKKIERDGRNPAYVLTVYGVGYKLRRP, encoded by the coding sequence GTGGAGCGAAAACGCGTGCTCGTGCTCGAGGACGAACCGAAGATCGCCGAGGTCCTAGCGGGGTACCTTCGCCGCGACGGCTACGAGTCTACCCTCTGCGGCACGGTGAAAGAGGCGCTCGGCGCGCTGCGCGAGCGCAGGCCGAACGTCATGATTCTCGACGTTGCACTTCCCGACGGCAGCGGTCTCGACGTGTTGCGCGCAACGGCGGCGAGCGGGGACCGCGTGCCCGCGATCGTGTTGACGGCGCGCGGCGAGGAGTCCGAGCGCATCGTCGGATTGGAGCTCGGCGCCGACGATTACGTGACGAAGCCGTTCTCCCCGCGCGAGCTGATGGCTCGCATCCGCGCCCTGCTGCGGCGAGTCGAGGAACGTTCGTCGGCGCGATCCGCGGGCGAGCTGATCCGGATCGGCGAGATGGAGATGGACCTCGCCTCGCACGAAGTGCGGATGGACGGGAAGCCGGCGAATCTCACCGCGACGGAGTTTCGGATTCTCCGCATCCTCGCGAGCCGTCCCGGTGAGGTCTTCACGCGCGCGCAACTCCTCGACCGCCTGCAGGACGCCGGCAACATCTACGAGCGCACGCTCGACCGTCACATCAACAACTTGAGGAAGAAGATCGAACGCGACGGCCGCAATCCGGCCTACGTCCTCACCGTCTACGGCGTCGGTTACAAACTCCGGCGTCCCTGA
- a CDS encoding cbb3-type cytochrome c oxidase subunit I — MDAAATRRGENRIVIAHLYTATAAIALGAIFGVFQGFARTGAFGAPGWFDYYRVLTMHGVLMALVFTTFFITGLTLFVTYRSIPRERSLLPGWFGWALMVAGTAMAAVTILHGDATVLYTFYAPLKASPWFYVGATLLVLGTWVVAFELFANINYFRKRNPGKPVPLVVFCAGATFVMWLVATLGVVAEMFLLIPWAFGWTPGINVMLTRMFFWYFGHPLVYFWIMGAYIIWYNIIPTRYGGNVFSDGLTRLTFIMLILLSTPVGIHHEFTEPGISSVWKMLHTVTTYGVAIPSFITAFAIFASFELFAISRGRNGFIATVRALPWNDPTFSGAALGMLLFILGGFGGLVNASYSMDTVVHNTIWIVGHFHVTVGGPVALTFLGAAYWMIPRLTGRALWKPEWALFQTRLWFVGMLIMSISMHVAGLLGAPRRTAEVAYMGAAAANAWQPYMLLAAAGGFFLFLSILTFVAVAIGTLMVNERVEYDEVVFATPPLGAERTPEPLEHLYRWGVLALVLAVLAYAGPLGELLRHPGYLAPGMRTW, encoded by the coding sequence ATGGACGCAGCGGCGACCAGACGCGGCGAGAATCGCATCGTCATCGCGCATCTCTACACCGCGACGGCGGCGATCGCACTCGGCGCGATTTTCGGGGTCTTTCAAGGATTCGCGCGCACCGGCGCGTTCGGCGCCCCCGGCTGGTTCGATTACTACCGCGTGCTCACGATGCACGGCGTCCTGATGGCGCTCGTCTTTACGACGTTCTTCATCACCGGGCTCACGCTCTTCGTAACGTACCGCTCGATACCGCGAGAGCGTTCGCTCCTTCCGGGATGGTTCGGCTGGGCGCTGATGGTCGCCGGCACGGCGATGGCCGCGGTGACGATCCTGCACGGCGACGCTACGGTTCTCTACACGTTCTACGCTCCGCTGAAGGCGAGTCCGTGGTTCTACGTCGGCGCGACGCTGCTCGTGCTCGGGACGTGGGTCGTTGCGTTCGAGCTCTTCGCGAACATCAACTACTTCCGCAAACGCAATCCGGGGAAGCCGGTCCCGCTCGTCGTCTTTTGTGCGGGCGCGACGTTCGTGATGTGGCTCGTCGCGACGCTGGGCGTCGTCGCCGAGATGTTCCTGCTCATTCCGTGGGCGTTCGGATGGACCCCCGGCATCAACGTGATGCTGACGCGCATGTTCTTCTGGTACTTCGGTCACCCGCTCGTCTACTTCTGGATCATGGGCGCGTACATCATCTGGTATAACATCATTCCGACGCGCTACGGCGGAAACGTCTTCAGCGACGGGCTGACGCGGCTCACCTTCATCATGCTGATCCTCCTCTCGACGCCGGTCGGCATCCACCACGAGTTCACGGAGCCGGGGATCTCGTCGGTCTGGAAGATGCTCCACACCGTCACCACCTACGGGGTCGCGATTCCCTCGTTCATCACGGCCTTTGCGATCTTCGCCTCGTTCGAGCTGTTCGCGATCTCGCGGGGCCGCAACGGGTTCATCGCCACGGTCCGGGCGCTTCCGTGGAACGATCCGACGTTCAGCGGCGCCGCGCTCGGGATGCTGCTCTTCATCCTCGGCGGCTTCGGCGGCTTGGTCAATGCGTCGTACAGCATGGACACCGTCGTGCATAACACGATCTGGATCGTCGGACACTTCCACGTCACGGTCGGCGGACCGGTCGCGCTGACGTTTCTCGGCGCCGCTTACTGGATGATTCCGCGCCTCACCGGGCGCGCGCTCTGGAAGCCCGAGTGGGCGCTCTTCCAGACGCGCCTCTGGTTCGTCGGCATGCTGATCATGTCGATCTCGATGCACGTCGCCGGCCTGCTCGGCGCGCCGCGCCGAACCGCGGAGGTTGCATACATGGGCGCCGCTGCTGCGAACGCGTGGCAGCCGTACATGCTGCTCGCGGCGGCGGGCGGATTCTTTCTCTTCCTGAGCATCCTGACGTTCGTCGCCGTTGCGATCGGCACGCTGATGGTCAACGAGCGCGTGGAGTACGACGAGGTCGTCTTCGCGACGCCGCCGCTCGGAGCCGAGAGAACGCCGGAGCCGCTCGAGCATCTCTATCGTTGGGGCGTACTCGCACTCGTGCTCGCCGTGCTCGCCTACGCCGGACCGCTCGGCGAACTCCTTCGCCATCCCGGTTACCTCGCGCCGGGAATGCGCACGTGGTAG
- a CDS encoding cytochrome c oxidase subunit II, translating to MHVHRYERAWLSFGVAMLVAFLALIAFAAFADDINPPSGMTQVDPTNLAQTAPFDHPGLRRVADGTYEAYYVAHVFSFDPAMLIVPKGSKVTFYVTSADVVHGFFVPGTDLNMMAIPGWVNQEPHTFTKAGEYLLICHEYCGIDHQDMFAKIEVR from the coding sequence ATGCACGTCCATCGGTACGAACGCGCGTGGCTCTCGTTTGGAGTGGCGATGCTCGTCGCCTTTCTGGCGCTGATCGCCTTCGCGGCGTTCGCCGACGACATCAATCCCCCATCGGGGATGACGCAGGTAGACCCGACGAACCTCGCCCAGACGGCGCCCTTCGATCACCCGGGCTTACGGCGGGTCGCCGACGGCACCTACGAGGCCTACTACGTCGCGCACGTCTTCTCGTTCGACCCGGCGATGCTGATCGTTCCCAAGGGGAGCAAGGTTACGTTCTACGTGACGAGCGCCGACGTCGTTCACGGTTTCTTCGTTCCGGGAACGGACCTCAACATGATGGCGATTCCGGGGTGGGTGAATCAGGAGCCGCACACGTTTACCAAAGCCGGCGAGTATCTGCTGATCTGTCACGAGTACTGTGGAATCGATCACCAAGACATGTTTGCAAAGATCGAGGTGCGGTAA